Proteins from a genomic interval of Helicoverpa zea isolate HzStark_Cry1AcR chromosome 31, ilHelZeax1.1, whole genome shotgun sequence:
- the LOC124644831 gene encoding transient receptor potential cation channel subfamily A member 1 isoform X5: MDSLSNVIPTMWLLGGGAARPVPQRTVRGPAILSTPDGAVPPVQVITHNFGTTPRKRGLAEWVWTLTGQNRHNREKVDPGGELQIMLPAQPDKAASGEVCLLAESPFRILRAAESGNVEDFMRLYLSEPSRLAVRDGRGRTAAHQAAAKNNTNILHFINNYGGDLNAKDNFGNTPLHVAVENVALDAIEFLLQHRVDTSILNDKSQGALHLATELNRVSVLQTFTKYKDQFNVELGGEHGRTALHFAAIHDHDICAKILITDLGAECKRACNNGYYPIHEAAKNASSRTMEVFLQWGESKGCTRESMISLYDNEGNVPLHSAVHGGDIKAVELCLKSGAKISTQQYDLSTPVHLACAQGALEIVKLMFTMQPTEKLACLTSCDVQKMTPVHCAAMFDHPDIVNYLISEGSDINPLDKERRSPLLLAASRAGWRTVHTLIRLGADIELKDINSRNVLHLVVMNGGRLEDFAATCKLTLQNRCDKSLAQLLNEKDSAGCSPLHYASREGHIRSLENLIRLGACINLKNNNNESPLHFAARYGRYHTACQLLDSDKGTFIINESDGEGLTPLHIASREGHTRVVHLLLNRGALLHRDHNGRNPLHLAAMSGYTQTIELLHSVHSHLLDQSDKDGNTPLHLATMENKPNSIALLLSMGCRLSYNNLDMSAIDYAIYYKFPEAALAMVTHEHRAKEVMALRSDRHPCVTLALIAYMPRVFEAVQDKCITKANCKKDSKSFYIKYSFKFYQRSKLEVDALRLALNDPKYRPEPLCVINAMVAHGRVELLAHPLSQKYLQMKWHSYGKYFHLANLLFYCIFLIFVTVYTYLLMMNADASSPSKKSAKLCTNLSDSANVDRENKSDKNIVFNPDFESKVAMYTSTVAILVYNSICLVREAYNVKQQKWHYMVDPSNLVSWLLYISSTLMVFPTIFGYFDEIQFSAASITVFLSWFELLLLLQRFDQVGIYVVMFLEILQTLIKVLMVFSILIIAFGLAFYILLSKGHHLSFNSIPMSLMRTFAMMLGELDFVGTYVQPYYKSETDILLPFPMPTFFILGIFMVLMPILLMNLLIGLAVGDIESVRRNAQLKRLAMQVVLHTELERKLPAILLEKVDKDELIEYPNNKKCKLGFLDLILRKWFCNPFTDDTGLDLVLESSEDYITAELEKQKRKLRDISLVLEQQHTLVRLIVQKMEIKTEADDVDEGVSPGDTRVIPRWSSPRIRKKLRTASSFNKGG, from the exons GCAGCTGAGAGTGGAAATGTGGAGGACTTCATGCGGCTGTACCTCAGCGAGCCGTCCCGACTTGCAGTGAGGGACGGCAGGGGTCGCACCGCGGCGCACCAGGCTGCTGCCAAGAACAACACTAATATACTGCACTTCATCAATAACTATGGTGGAG ATTTGAACGCTAAGGATAATTTTGGCAACACCCCACTCCATGTGGCTGTGGAGAACGTGGCGTTGGATGCCATCGAGTTCTTGCTTCAACA TCGAGTAGATACCAGCATCTTGAACGATAAAAGCCAAGGAGCTCTTCATCTGGCCACTGAATTGAATAGA GTTTCGGTCCTTCAAACTTTTACGAAGTATAAAGACCAATTCAACGTGGAGCTTGGAGGCGAGCACGGACGTACGGCTCTTCACTTCGCTGCCATACACGACCACGACATCTGCGCCAAAATACTG ATCACAGACTTAGGCGCTGAGTGCAAGAGAGCTTGCAACAACGGGTATTACCCGATCCACGAAGCGGCTAAGAACGCTTCGTCAAGAACAATGGAGGTGTTCCTCCAATGGGGAGAATCCAAAGGCTGTACAAGAGAATCGATGATATCCTTGTACGACAATGAAGGGAATGTGCCTCTGCATTCCGCTGTGCATGGAGGAGACATCAAAGCCGTCGAACTTTGCCTCAAATCTGGAGCAAAGATTTCAACCCAGCAGTACGATCTATCTACACCCGTACATCTGGCTTGCGCTCAG GGTGCCCTTGAGATTGTGAAGCTGATGTTCACAATGCAGCCGACGGAGAAACTTGCTTGCTTAACGTCCTGCGATGTTCAGAAGATGACTCCTGTCCACTGCGCAGCCATGTTTGACCATCCGGACATCGTCAACTACCTTATTTCTGAGGGTTCTGACATCAATCCTCTGGATAAGGAGCGCAGGTCGCCGTTGCTTCTCGCTGCTTCTAGGGCTGGGTGGAGAACTGTGCATACTTTG ATCCGTCTGGGTGCTGACATCGAATTGAAAGACATCAACTCCAGAAATGTTCTCCATCTTGTCGTGATGAATGGAGGCAGGCTTGAAGACTTCGCGGCTACCTGCAAG TTAACGTTACAGAACCGCTGTGACAAAAGCCTGGCGCAACTCCTTAATGAGAAGGACAGTGCTGGATGCTCTCCCCTCCACTACGCCAGCCGGGAGGGTCACATCAGGTCTCTGGAGAACCTCATCAGATTGGGTGCTTGTATTAACttgaagaataataataatgagagtCCTCTGCATTTTGCGGCGAG ATACGGGCGCTACCATACCGCATGTCAACTCCTCGACTCCGACAAAGGCACGTTCATCATCAACGAGAGCGATGGCGAAGGTCTAACTCCCCTACACATCGCCTCTCGAGAAGGTCACACCAGAGTTGTGCATCTTTTACTGAATCGTGGAGCGTTGCTACATCGGGATCATAATGGACGCAATCCCTTGCATCTGGCTGCGATGTCTGGGTATACCCAGACGATTGAACTGCTGCATTCGGTTCATTCACATCTGCTGGATCAGTCTGATAAGGATGGG AACACACCACTCCATCTGGCTACCATGGAGAACAAGCCGAACTCCATCGCCCTTCTCCTGTCAATGGGATGTCGCCTCAGCTACAACAACCTCGACATGAGTGCTATCGACTATGCTATCTACTACAAGTTCCCTGAAGCGGCTTTAGCTATGGTCACCCATGAACACCG TGCTAAAGAGGTGATGGCGCTTCGTTCCGATCGTCATCCTTGCGTCACGCTGGCCCTCATCGCCTACATGCCACGGGTCTTCGAAGCTGTTCAGGATAAGTGCATCACTAAAGCCAACTGCAAAAAGGATTCCAAAAGCTTTTAC ATTAAGTATTCTTTCAAATTCTACCAACGGTCAAAGCTTGAGGTCGACGCGTTGAGACTGGCTCTTAATGATCCCAAGTATCGGCCAGAACCGTTGTGTGTGATCAAC gcTATGGTTGCACACGGCAGAGTAGAGCTATTAGCCCACCCACTGAGCCAGAAGTACCTACAAATGAAATGGCACAGCTATGGAAAATACTTTCACTTGGCCAATCTTCTCTTCTACTGCATTTTCTTAATATTCGTAACGGTATACACTTATTTACTGATGATGAACGCTGATGCCTCCTCGCCTTCTAAGAAATCTGCAAAGCTATGCACAAACCTATCGGACTCTGCTAACGTTGACCGCGAGAACAAAAGTGACAAGAATATCGTCTTCAATCCAG ATTTTGAGTCGAAAGTCGCCATGTATACAAGTACAGTAGCCATTTTAGTGTACAACTCTATATGTTTGGTCCGTGAAGCATATAATGTGAAGCAACAGAAATGGCATTACATGGTCGACCCATCAAATCTGGTATCCTGGTTGCTGTACATTAGCTCAACTCTGATGGTTTTCCCGACGATCTTTggatattttgatgaaattcaG TTCTCGGCTGCATCAATTACTGTATTCTTATCATGGTTTGAGCTGCTACTGTTACTCCAACGTTTTGACCAAGTCGGAATATATGTTGTCATGTTCCTGGAAATACTTCAGACCCTGATTAAAGTGTTGATGGTGTTTTCAATCCTGATCATCGCATTTGGGCTGGCGTTTTATATCCTCCTGTCTAAA GGACACCACTTGTCATTTAATAGCATACCGATGTCTTTAATGAGGACTTTTGCTATGATGCTTGGAGAACTGGACTTTGTTGGCACTTACGTACAGCCCTATTACAAATCTGAGACGGATATACTTCTGCCATTCCCGATGCCAACGTTCTTTATTCTGGGTATCTTTATGGTGTTGATGCCAATCTTGTTGATGAATCTGCTGATCGGTTTGGCTGTCGGCGACATTGAGAGTGTGAGGAGGAATGCTCAGCTGAAACGTTTAGCTATGCAG GTGGTACTTCATACTGAGCTCGAGCGCAAACTCCCAGCTATTCTTCTGGAGAAAGTGGACAAAGACGAATTGATTGAGTACCCGAACAACAAGAAATGCAAGCTCGGCTTCCTTGACCTGATCCTTCGCAAATGGTTCTGCAACCCTTTCACTGATGACA CTGGTCTGGACTTGGTGCTGGAGAGCAGCGAGGATTACATAACGGCTGAGCTTGAGAAACAGAAGCGCAAACTGCGAGACATATCACTGGTGTTGGAGCAACAACATACACTCGTACGCCTGATTGTGCAG AAAATGGAAATCAAGACAGAAGCCGACGATGTTGATGAAGGCGTTTCTCCCGGAGACACCAGAGTGATCCCACGTTGGAGCTCGCCAAGAATTCGCAAGAAGCTGCGAACCGCCTCTTCTTTCAACAAAGGTGGCTAA
- the LOC124644831 gene encoding transient receptor potential cation channel subfamily A member 1 isoform X6 yields the protein MDSLSNVIPTMWLLGGGAARPVPQRTVRGPAILSTPDGAVPPVQVITHNFGTTPRKRGLAEWVWTLTGQNRHNREKVDPGGELQIMLPAQPDKAASGEVCLLAESPFRILRAAESGNVEDFMRLYLSEPSRLAVRDGRGRTAAHQAAAKNNTNILHFINNYGGDLNAKDNFGNTPLHVAVENVALDAIEFLLQHRVDTSILNDKSQGALHLATELNRVSVLQTFTKYKDQFNVELGGEHGRTALHFAAIHDHDICAKILITDLGAECKRACNNGYYPIHEAAKNASSRTMEVFLQWGESKGCTRESMISLYDNEGNVPLHSAVHGGDIKAVELCLKSGAKISTQQYDLSTPVHLACAQGALEIVKLMFTMQPTEKLACLTSCDVQKMTPVHCAAMFDHPDIVNYLISEGSDINPLDKERRSPLLLAASRAGWRTVHTLIRLGADIELKDINSRNVLHLVVMNGGRLEDFAATCKNRCDKSLAQLLNEKDSAGCSPLHYASREGHIRSLENLIRLGACINLKNNNNESPLHFAARYGRYHTACQLLDSDKGTFIINESDGEGLTPLHIASREGHTRVVHLLLNRGALLHRDHNGRNPLHLAAMSGYTQTIELLHSVHSHLLDQSDKDGNTPLHLATMENKPNSIALLLSMGCRLSYNNLDMSAIDYAIYYKFPEAALAMVTHEHRAKEVMALRSDRHPCVTLALIAYMPRVFEAVQDKCITKANCKKDSKSFYIKYSFDALCPQLKLEDGNNVRRKSENVPKSQNIPLPALNIKYSFKFYQRSKLEVDALRLALNDPKYRPEPLCVINAMVAHGRVELLAHPLSQKYLQMKWHSYGKYFHLANLLFYCIFLIFVTVYTYLLMMNADASSPSKKSAKLCTNLSDSANVDRENKSDKNIVFNPDFESKVAMYTSTVAILVYNSICLVREAYNVKQQKWHYMVDPSNLVSWLLYISSTLMVFPTIFGYFDEIQFSAASITVFLSWFELLLLLQRFDQVGIYVVMFLEILQTLIKVLMVFSILIIAFGLAFYILLSKVGPDETGHHLSFNSIPMSLMRTFAMMLGELDFVGTYVQPYYKSETDILLPFPMPTFFILGIFMVLMPILLMNLLIGLAVGDIESVRRNAQLKRLAMQVVLHTELERKLPAILLEKVDKDELIEYPNNKKCKLGFLDLILRKWFCNPFTDDTGLDLVLESSEDYITAELEKQKRKLRDISLVLEQQHTLVRLIVQKMEIKTEADDVDEGVSPGDTRVIPRWSSPRIRKKLRTASSFNKGG from the exons GCAGCTGAGAGTGGAAATGTGGAGGACTTCATGCGGCTGTACCTCAGCGAGCCGTCCCGACTTGCAGTGAGGGACGGCAGGGGTCGCACCGCGGCGCACCAGGCTGCTGCCAAGAACAACACTAATATACTGCACTTCATCAATAACTATGGTGGAG ATTTGAACGCTAAGGATAATTTTGGCAACACCCCACTCCATGTGGCTGTGGAGAACGTGGCGTTGGATGCCATCGAGTTCTTGCTTCAACA TCGAGTAGATACCAGCATCTTGAACGATAAAAGCCAAGGAGCTCTTCATCTGGCCACTGAATTGAATAGA GTTTCGGTCCTTCAAACTTTTACGAAGTATAAAGACCAATTCAACGTGGAGCTTGGAGGCGAGCACGGACGTACGGCTCTTCACTTCGCTGCCATACACGACCACGACATCTGCGCCAAAATACTG ATCACAGACTTAGGCGCTGAGTGCAAGAGAGCTTGCAACAACGGGTATTACCCGATCCACGAAGCGGCTAAGAACGCTTCGTCAAGAACAATGGAGGTGTTCCTCCAATGGGGAGAATCCAAAGGCTGTACAAGAGAATCGATGATATCCTTGTACGACAATGAAGGGAATGTGCCTCTGCATTCCGCTGTGCATGGAGGAGACATCAAAGCCGTCGAACTTTGCCTCAAATCTGGAGCAAAGATTTCAACCCAGCAGTACGATCTATCTACACCCGTACATCTGGCTTGCGCTCAG GGTGCCCTTGAGATTGTGAAGCTGATGTTCACAATGCAGCCGACGGAGAAACTTGCTTGCTTAACGTCCTGCGATGTTCAGAAGATGACTCCTGTCCACTGCGCAGCCATGTTTGACCATCCGGACATCGTCAACTACCTTATTTCTGAGGGTTCTGACATCAATCCTCTGGATAAGGAGCGCAGGTCGCCGTTGCTTCTCGCTGCTTCTAGGGCTGGGTGGAGAACTGTGCATACTTTG ATCCGTCTGGGTGCTGACATCGAATTGAAAGACATCAACTCCAGAAATGTTCTCCATCTTGTCGTGATGAATGGAGGCAGGCTTGAAGACTTCGCGGCTACCTGCAAG AACCGCTGTGACAAAAGCCTGGCGCAACTCCTTAATGAGAAGGACAGTGCTGGATGCTCTCCCCTCCACTACGCCAGCCGGGAGGGTCACATCAGGTCTCTGGAGAACCTCATCAGATTGGGTGCTTGTATTAACttgaagaataataataatgagagtCCTCTGCATTTTGCGGCGAG ATACGGGCGCTACCATACCGCATGTCAACTCCTCGACTCCGACAAAGGCACGTTCATCATCAACGAGAGCGATGGCGAAGGTCTAACTCCCCTACACATCGCCTCTCGAGAAGGTCACACCAGAGTTGTGCATCTTTTACTGAATCGTGGAGCGTTGCTACATCGGGATCATAATGGACGCAATCCCTTGCATCTGGCTGCGATGTCTGGGTATACCCAGACGATTGAACTGCTGCATTCGGTTCATTCACATCTGCTGGATCAGTCTGATAAGGATGGG AACACACCACTCCATCTGGCTACCATGGAGAACAAGCCGAACTCCATCGCCCTTCTCCTGTCAATGGGATGTCGCCTCAGCTACAACAACCTCGACATGAGTGCTATCGACTATGCTATCTACTACAAGTTCCCTGAAGCGGCTTTAGCTATGGTCACCCATGAACACCG TGCTAAAGAGGTGATGGCGCTTCGTTCCGATCGTCATCCTTGCGTCACGCTGGCCCTCATCGCCTACATGCCACGGGTCTTCGAAGCTGTTCAGGATAAGTGCATCACTAAAGCCAACTGCAAAAAGGATTCCAAAAGCTTTTAC ATAAAGTATAGCTTCGATGCCCTGTGTCCACAACTAAAGTTGGAAGATGGCAATAACGTTCGTCGGAAATCGGAGAACGTGCCAAAATCCCAGAACATACCTTTACCTGCTCTAAAT ATTAAGTATTCTTTCAAATTCTACCAACGGTCAAAGCTTGAGGTCGACGCGTTGAGACTGGCTCTTAATGATCCCAAGTATCGGCCAGAACCGTTGTGTGTGATCAAC gcTATGGTTGCACACGGCAGAGTAGAGCTATTAGCCCACCCACTGAGCCAGAAGTACCTACAAATGAAATGGCACAGCTATGGAAAATACTTTCACTTGGCCAATCTTCTCTTCTACTGCATTTTCTTAATATTCGTAACGGTATACACTTATTTACTGATGATGAACGCTGATGCCTCCTCGCCTTCTAAGAAATCTGCAAAGCTATGCACAAACCTATCGGACTCTGCTAACGTTGACCGCGAGAACAAAAGTGACAAGAATATCGTCTTCAATCCAG ATTTTGAGTCGAAAGTCGCCATGTATACAAGTACAGTAGCCATTTTAGTGTACAACTCTATATGTTTGGTCCGTGAAGCATATAATGTGAAGCAACAGAAATGGCATTACATGGTCGACCCATCAAATCTGGTATCCTGGTTGCTGTACATTAGCTCAACTCTGATGGTTTTCCCGACGATCTTTggatattttgatgaaattcaG TTCTCGGCTGCATCAATTACTGTATTCTTATCATGGTTTGAGCTGCTACTGTTACTCCAACGTTTTGACCAAGTCGGAATATATGTTGTCATGTTCCTGGAAATACTTCAGACCCTGATTAAAGTGTTGATGGTGTTTTCAATCCTGATCATCGCATTTGGGCTGGCGTTTTATATCCTCCTGTCTAAAGTGGGTCCTGACGAGACG GGACACCACTTGTCATTTAATAGCATACCGATGTCTTTAATGAGGACTTTTGCTATGATGCTTGGAGAACTGGACTTTGTTGGCACTTACGTACAGCCCTATTACAAATCTGAGACGGATATACTTCTGCCATTCCCGATGCCAACGTTCTTTATTCTGGGTATCTTTATGGTGTTGATGCCAATCTTGTTGATGAATCTGCTGATCGGTTTGGCTGTCGGCGACATTGAGAGTGTGAGGAGGAATGCTCAGCTGAAACGTTTAGCTATGCAG GTGGTACTTCATACTGAGCTCGAGCGCAAACTCCCAGCTATTCTTCTGGAGAAAGTGGACAAAGACGAATTGATTGAGTACCCGAACAACAAGAAATGCAAGCTCGGCTTCCTTGACCTGATCCTTCGCAAATGGTTCTGCAACCCTTTCACTGATGACA CTGGTCTGGACTTGGTGCTGGAGAGCAGCGAGGATTACATAACGGCTGAGCTTGAGAAACAGAAGCGCAAACTGCGAGACATATCACTGGTGTTGGAGCAACAACATACACTCGTACGCCTGATTGTGCAG AAAATGGAAATCAAGACAGAAGCCGACGATGTTGATGAAGGCGTTTCTCCCGGAGACACCAGAGTGATCCCACGTTGGAGCTCGCCAAGAATTCGCAAGAAGCTGCGAACCGCCTCTTCTTTCAACAAAGGTGGCTAA
- the LOC124644831 gene encoding transient receptor potential cation channel subfamily A member 1 isoform X4, with protein MDSLSNVIPTMWLLGGGAARPVPQRTVRGPAILSTPDGAVPPVQVITHNFGTTPRKRGLAEWVWTLTGQNRHNREKVDPGGELQIMLPAQPDKAASGEVCLLAESPFRILRAAESGNVEDFMRLYLSEPSRLAVRDGRGRTAAHQAAAKNNTNILHFINNYGGDLNAKDNFGNTPLHVAVENVALDAIEFLLQHRVDTSILNDKSQGALHLATELNRVSVLQTFTKYKDQFNVELGGEHGRTALHFAAIHDHDICAKILITDLGAECKRACNNGYYPIHEAAKNASSRTMEVFLQWGESKGCTRESMISLYDNEGNVPLHSAVHGGDIKAVELCLKSGAKISTQQYDLSTPVHLACAQGALEIVKLMFTMQPTEKLACLTSCDVQKMTPVHCAAMFDHPDIVNYLISEGSDINPLDKERRSPLLLAASRAGWRTVHTLIRLGADIELKDINSRNVLHLVVMNGGRLEDFAATCKNRCDKSLAQLLNEKDSAGCSPLHYASREGHIRSLENLIRLGACINLKNNNNESPLHFAARYGRYHTACQLLDSDKGTFIINESDGEGLTPLHIASREGHTRVVHLLLNRGALLHRDHNGRNPLHLAAMSGYTQTIELLHSVHSHLLDQSDKDGNTPLHLATMENKPNSIALLLSMGCRLSYNNLDMSAIDYAIYYKFPEAALAMVTHEHRAKEVMALRSDRHPCVTLALIAYMPRVFEAVQDKCITKANCKKDSKSFYIKYSFKFYQRSKLEVDALRLALNDPKYRPEPLCVINAMVAHGRVELLAHPLSQKYLQMKWHSYGKYFHLANLLFYCIFLIFVTVYTYLLMMNADASSPSKKSAKLCTNLSDSANVDRENKSDKNIVFNPDFESKVAMYTSTVAILVYNSICLVREAYNVKQQKWHYMVDPSNLVSWLLYISSTLMVFPTIFGYFDEIQFSAASITVFLSWFELLLLLQRFDQVGIYVVMFLEILQTLIKVLMVFSILIIAFGLAFYILLSKVGPDETGHHLSFNSIPMSLMRTFAMMLGELDFVGTYVQPYYKSETDILLPFPMPTFFILGIFMVLMPILLMNLLIGLAVGDIESVRRNAQLKRLAMQVVLHTELERKLPAILLEKVDKDELIEYPNNKKCKLGFLDLILRKWFCNPFTDDTGLDLVLESSEDYITAELEKQKRKLRDISLVLEQQHTLVRLIVQKMEIKTEADDVDEGVSPGDTRVIPRWSSPRIRKKLRTASSFNKGG; from the exons GCAGCTGAGAGTGGAAATGTGGAGGACTTCATGCGGCTGTACCTCAGCGAGCCGTCCCGACTTGCAGTGAGGGACGGCAGGGGTCGCACCGCGGCGCACCAGGCTGCTGCCAAGAACAACACTAATATACTGCACTTCATCAATAACTATGGTGGAG ATTTGAACGCTAAGGATAATTTTGGCAACACCCCACTCCATGTGGCTGTGGAGAACGTGGCGTTGGATGCCATCGAGTTCTTGCTTCAACA TCGAGTAGATACCAGCATCTTGAACGATAAAAGCCAAGGAGCTCTTCATCTGGCCACTGAATTGAATAGA GTTTCGGTCCTTCAAACTTTTACGAAGTATAAAGACCAATTCAACGTGGAGCTTGGAGGCGAGCACGGACGTACGGCTCTTCACTTCGCTGCCATACACGACCACGACATCTGCGCCAAAATACTG ATCACAGACTTAGGCGCTGAGTGCAAGAGAGCTTGCAACAACGGGTATTACCCGATCCACGAAGCGGCTAAGAACGCTTCGTCAAGAACAATGGAGGTGTTCCTCCAATGGGGAGAATCCAAAGGCTGTACAAGAGAATCGATGATATCCTTGTACGACAATGAAGGGAATGTGCCTCTGCATTCCGCTGTGCATGGAGGAGACATCAAAGCCGTCGAACTTTGCCTCAAATCTGGAGCAAAGATTTCAACCCAGCAGTACGATCTATCTACACCCGTACATCTGGCTTGCGCTCAG GGTGCCCTTGAGATTGTGAAGCTGATGTTCACAATGCAGCCGACGGAGAAACTTGCTTGCTTAACGTCCTGCGATGTTCAGAAGATGACTCCTGTCCACTGCGCAGCCATGTTTGACCATCCGGACATCGTCAACTACCTTATTTCTGAGGGTTCTGACATCAATCCTCTGGATAAGGAGCGCAGGTCGCCGTTGCTTCTCGCTGCTTCTAGGGCTGGGTGGAGAACTGTGCATACTTTG ATCCGTCTGGGTGCTGACATCGAATTGAAAGACATCAACTCCAGAAATGTTCTCCATCTTGTCGTGATGAATGGAGGCAGGCTTGAAGACTTCGCGGCTACCTGCAAG AACCGCTGTGACAAAAGCCTGGCGCAACTCCTTAATGAGAAGGACAGTGCTGGATGCTCTCCCCTCCACTACGCCAGCCGGGAGGGTCACATCAGGTCTCTGGAGAACCTCATCAGATTGGGTGCTTGTATTAACttgaagaataataataatgagagtCCTCTGCATTTTGCGGCGAG ATACGGGCGCTACCATACCGCATGTCAACTCCTCGACTCCGACAAAGGCACGTTCATCATCAACGAGAGCGATGGCGAAGGTCTAACTCCCCTACACATCGCCTCTCGAGAAGGTCACACCAGAGTTGTGCATCTTTTACTGAATCGTGGAGCGTTGCTACATCGGGATCATAATGGACGCAATCCCTTGCATCTGGCTGCGATGTCTGGGTATACCCAGACGATTGAACTGCTGCATTCGGTTCATTCACATCTGCTGGATCAGTCTGATAAGGATGGG AACACACCACTCCATCTGGCTACCATGGAGAACAAGCCGAACTCCATCGCCCTTCTCCTGTCAATGGGATGTCGCCTCAGCTACAACAACCTCGACATGAGTGCTATCGACTATGCTATCTACTACAAGTTCCCTGAAGCGGCTTTAGCTATGGTCACCCATGAACACCG TGCTAAAGAGGTGATGGCGCTTCGTTCCGATCGTCATCCTTGCGTCACGCTGGCCCTCATCGCCTACATGCCACGGGTCTTCGAAGCTGTTCAGGATAAGTGCATCACTAAAGCCAACTGCAAAAAGGATTCCAAAAGCTTTTAC ATTAAGTATTCTTTCAAATTCTACCAACGGTCAAAGCTTGAGGTCGACGCGTTGAGACTGGCTCTTAATGATCCCAAGTATCGGCCAGAACCGTTGTGTGTGATCAAC gcTATGGTTGCACACGGCAGAGTAGAGCTATTAGCCCACCCACTGAGCCAGAAGTACCTACAAATGAAATGGCACAGCTATGGAAAATACTTTCACTTGGCCAATCTTCTCTTCTACTGCATTTTCTTAATATTCGTAACGGTATACACTTATTTACTGATGATGAACGCTGATGCCTCCTCGCCTTCTAAGAAATCTGCAAAGCTATGCACAAACCTATCGGACTCTGCTAACGTTGACCGCGAGAACAAAAGTGACAAGAATATCGTCTTCAATCCAG ATTTTGAGTCGAAAGTCGCCATGTATACAAGTACAGTAGCCATTTTAGTGTACAACTCTATATGTTTGGTCCGTGAAGCATATAATGTGAAGCAACAGAAATGGCATTACATGGTCGACCCATCAAATCTGGTATCCTGGTTGCTGTACATTAGCTCAACTCTGATGGTTTTCCCGACGATCTTTggatattttgatgaaattcaG TTCTCGGCTGCATCAATTACTGTATTCTTATCATGGTTTGAGCTGCTACTGTTACTCCAACGTTTTGACCAAGTCGGAATATATGTTGTCATGTTCCTGGAAATACTTCAGACCCTGATTAAAGTGTTGATGGTGTTTTCAATCCTGATCATCGCATTTGGGCTGGCGTTTTATATCCTCCTGTCTAAAGTGGGTCCTGACGAGACG GGACACCACTTGTCATTTAATAGCATACCGATGTCTTTAATGAGGACTTTTGCTATGATGCTTGGAGAACTGGACTTTGTTGGCACTTACGTACAGCCCTATTACAAATCTGAGACGGATATACTTCTGCCATTCCCGATGCCAACGTTCTTTATTCTGGGTATCTTTATGGTGTTGATGCCAATCTTGTTGATGAATCTGCTGATCGGTTTGGCTGTCGGCGACATTGAGAGTGTGAGGAGGAATGCTCAGCTGAAACGTTTAGCTATGCAG GTGGTACTTCATACTGAGCTCGAGCGCAAACTCCCAGCTATTCTTCTGGAGAAAGTGGACAAAGACGAATTGATTGAGTACCCGAACAACAAGAAATGCAAGCTCGGCTTCCTTGACCTGATCCTTCGCAAATGGTTCTGCAACCCTTTCACTGATGACA CTGGTCTGGACTTGGTGCTGGAGAGCAGCGAGGATTACATAACGGCTGAGCTTGAGAAACAGAAGCGCAAACTGCGAGACATATCACTGGTGTTGGAGCAACAACATACACTCGTACGCCTGATTGTGCAG AAAATGGAAATCAAGACAGAAGCCGACGATGTTGATGAAGGCGTTTCTCCCGGAGACACCAGAGTGATCCCACGTTGGAGCTCGCCAAGAATTCGCAAGAAGCTGCGAACCGCCTCTTCTTTCAACAAAGGTGGCTAA